The following proteins come from a genomic window of Sorghum bicolor cultivar BTx623 chromosome 3, Sorghum_bicolor_NCBIv3, whole genome shotgun sequence:
- the LOC110433588 gene encoding DEAD-box ATP-dependent RNA helicase 40-like isoform X2, producing the protein MPERASTDSVRAFSTSPCVRKSTHCAHVLFLQRAGFASPTPIQAQSWPIAMQSQDVVAIAKTGSGKTLGYLLPGFMHIKRLQNSTRNGPTVLVLAPTRELATQILDEAVKFGRSSRISCTCLYGGAPKGPQLRDLDRGVDVVVATPGRLNDILEMRRVSLKQVSYLVLDEADRMLDMGFEPQIRKIVKEMPHRRQTLMYTATWPKEVRRIADDLLVHPVQVTIGSVDELVANSAITQHVEVITPSEKQRRLEQILRSQDSGSKILIFCTTKRMCDQLARTLTRQFGASAIHGDKSQSEREKVLNHFRSGRSPILVATDVAARGLDIKDIRVVINYDFPTGVEDYVHRIGRTGRAGATGVAYTFFCDQDSKYAADLIKILEGANQKVPRDLEDMASRGGGRGRKRNRWASHSDRGGSRSELDSRSGRGSHGRDDYGSRGRYDSGETDGRSRRSARGRSRSRSRSHSRSRSPSPKRSRRHEARRSRTKSRSRSRSRSYRNHRASRSKSRSPVASRRYEKTAAISGSARPNSGHAEHKSPPRSHSVDDHVNHSDHKDDHMEDGKMERVDLDRSPSPQDDKSAPYSPVYNGKASGSMSPNVQPEADAKYVKPSGKPEPASPVRHSKGRDDDEEGIIDEDGEIAEDDPRANAAVQNGNN; encoded by the exons ATGCCTGAGCGAGCCTCCACGGACTCTGTTAGAGCCTTTTCTACTTCGCCTTGTGTCCGCAAGTCTACACATTGCGCGCACGTTTTATTT TTACAACGTGCTGGATTTGCAAGCCCAACACCTATCCAAGCCCAGTCATGGCCAATTGCTATGCAAAGTCAAGATGTAGTAGCTATTGCGAAGACTGGATCAGGCAAAACTCTTGGGTATCTACTTCCTGGATTTATGCATATCAAGCGCCTGCAGAACAGCACTAGGAATGGTCCAACAGTCCTAGTTTTGGCCCCAACAAGGGAACTTGCAACACAGATTCTGGATGAAGCTGTGAAATTTGGAAGATCTTCTAGAATTTCTTGCACG TGCCTATATGGTGGTGCTCCTAAAGGTCCTCAGTTGAGAGATTTAGATAGAGGGGTTGATGTTGTTGTTGCAACACCTGGAAGGTTAAATGACATTTTGGAGATGCGAAGGGTAAGTCTTAAGCAAGTGTCATATCTTGTTCTGGATGAGGCTGATCGCATGCTGGACATGGGCTTTGAGCCACAAATACGGAAGATAGTGAAAGAGATGCCTCACCGTCGGCAAACCCTTATGTACACTGCTACTTGGCCGAAGGAAGTCCGAAGGATTGCAGATGATCTTCTTGTTCATCCTGTACAGGTGACAATTGGAAGTGTTGATGAGCTTGTTGCTAATAGTGCTATTACTCAG CATGTAGAGGTCATAACACCCTCAGAAAAACAACGGCGCCTGGAGCAGATATTACGATCCCAGGATTCGGGTTCAAAGATATTAATATTTTGTACCACCAAGAGGATGTGTGACCAACTTGCAAGGACACTCACCAGGCAGTTTGGAGCTTCGGCCATTCATGGTGACAAGTCCCAGAGTGAAAGGGAGAAGGTTCTGAATCATTTTCGATCTGGGCGGTCACCTATTTTAGTGGCGACTGATGTTGCTGCACGAGGTTTGGACATCAAAGATATCAG GGTAGTGATCAACTATGACTTCCCCACTGGTGTTGAAGACTATGTTCACAGGATTGGCAGGACAGGAAGGGCTGGTGCCACTGGTGTTGCATATACATTTTTCTGTGATCAGGATTCAAAATATGCTGCGGACCTAATCAAAATTCTGGAAGGGGCAAACCAAAAGGTGCCCCGTGATTTAGAGGATATGGCTTCTCGTGGTGGTGGGCGAGGTAGGAAGAGGAACCGTTGGGCATCCCACTCTGACAGGGGTGGTTCACGTTCTGAACTGGATTCAAGGAGTGGTCGTGGCAGTCATGGAAGGGATGATTATGGTAGCCGTGGCAG GTATGACTCTGGTGAAACTGATGGGCGATCTCGTAGGTCTGCTAGAGGTCGCAGTAGAAGCCGTAGCAGAAGTCACAGTAGAAGCCGTAGCCCAAGTCCCAAGAGGTCTCGCCGACATGAAGCTAGACGTAGCAGGACTAAGAGCCGGagtaggagcaggagcaggagctatAGAAACCATCGTGCTAGCCGCAGCAAGAGTCGCAGCCCTGTTGCTAGCCGAAGGTATGAAAAGACTGCTGCTATTTCAGGATCTGCTCGGCCTAACTCGGGGCATGCAGAGCACAAAAGCCCTCCAAGATCTCACTCTGTGGATGACCATGTGAACCACTCTGACCACAAGGATGACCACATGGAAGATGGGAAGATGGAAAGGGTTGATCTTGATCGCTCGCCCAGCCCACAAGATGACAAGTCTGCTCCATATAGTCCTGTGTACAATGGCAAAGCCAGTGGCTCGATGAGCCCCAACGTTCAGCCAGAGGCAGATGCCAAATATGTCAAACCTTCTGGGAAACCTGAGCCTGCATCTCCAGTGCGCCACAGCAAAGGCAGAGATGATGATGAGGAAGGTATCAtagacgaggatggagagattGCTGAGGATGATCCACGTGCAAATGCAGCTGTGCAGAATGGTAATAACTGA
- the LOC110433588 gene encoding DEAD-box ATP-dependent RNA helicase 40-like isoform X3 produces MPERASTDSLQRAGFASPTPIQAQSWPIAMQSQDVVAIAKTGSGKTLGYLLPGFMHIKRLQNSTRNGPTVLVLAPTRELATQILDEAVKFGRSSRISCTCLYGGAPKGPQLRDLDRGVDVVVATPGRLNDILEMRRVSLKQVSYLVLDEADRMLDMGFEPQIRKIVKEMPHRRQTLMYTATWPKEVRRIADDLLVHPVQVTIGSVDELVANSAITQHVEVITPSEKQRRLEQILRSQDSGSKILIFCTTKRMCDQLARTLTRQFGASAIHGDKSQSEREKVLNHFRSGRSPILVATDVAARGLDIKDIRVVINYDFPTGVEDYVHRIGRTGRAGATGVAYTFFCDQDSKYAADLIKILEGANQKVPRDLEDMASRGGGRGRKRNRWASHSDRGGSRSELDSRSGRGSHGRDDYGSRGRYDSGETDGRSRRSARGRSRSRSRSHSRSRSPSPKRSRRHEARRSRTKSRSRSRSRSYRNHRASRSKSRSPVASRRYEKTAAISGSARPNSGHAEHKSPPRSHSVDDHVNHSDHKDDHMEDGKMERVDLDRSPSPQDDKSAPYSPVYNGKASGSMSPNVQPEADAKYVKPSGKPEPASPVRHSKGRDDDEEGIIDEDGEIAEDDPRANAAVQNGNN; encoded by the exons ATGCCTGAGCGAGCCTCCACGGACTCT TTACAACGTGCTGGATTTGCAAGCCCAACACCTATCCAAGCCCAGTCATGGCCAATTGCTATGCAAAGTCAAGATGTAGTAGCTATTGCGAAGACTGGATCAGGCAAAACTCTTGGGTATCTACTTCCTGGATTTATGCATATCAAGCGCCTGCAGAACAGCACTAGGAATGGTCCAACAGTCCTAGTTTTGGCCCCAACAAGGGAACTTGCAACACAGATTCTGGATGAAGCTGTGAAATTTGGAAGATCTTCTAGAATTTCTTGCACG TGCCTATATGGTGGTGCTCCTAAAGGTCCTCAGTTGAGAGATTTAGATAGAGGGGTTGATGTTGTTGTTGCAACACCTGGAAGGTTAAATGACATTTTGGAGATGCGAAGGGTAAGTCTTAAGCAAGTGTCATATCTTGTTCTGGATGAGGCTGATCGCATGCTGGACATGGGCTTTGAGCCACAAATACGGAAGATAGTGAAAGAGATGCCTCACCGTCGGCAAACCCTTATGTACACTGCTACTTGGCCGAAGGAAGTCCGAAGGATTGCAGATGATCTTCTTGTTCATCCTGTACAGGTGACAATTGGAAGTGTTGATGAGCTTGTTGCTAATAGTGCTATTACTCAG CATGTAGAGGTCATAACACCCTCAGAAAAACAACGGCGCCTGGAGCAGATATTACGATCCCAGGATTCGGGTTCAAAGATATTAATATTTTGTACCACCAAGAGGATGTGTGACCAACTTGCAAGGACACTCACCAGGCAGTTTGGAGCTTCGGCCATTCATGGTGACAAGTCCCAGAGTGAAAGGGAGAAGGTTCTGAATCATTTTCGATCTGGGCGGTCACCTATTTTAGTGGCGACTGATGTTGCTGCACGAGGTTTGGACATCAAAGATATCAG GGTAGTGATCAACTATGACTTCCCCACTGGTGTTGAAGACTATGTTCACAGGATTGGCAGGACAGGAAGGGCTGGTGCCACTGGTGTTGCATATACATTTTTCTGTGATCAGGATTCAAAATATGCTGCGGACCTAATCAAAATTCTGGAAGGGGCAAACCAAAAGGTGCCCCGTGATTTAGAGGATATGGCTTCTCGTGGTGGTGGGCGAGGTAGGAAGAGGAACCGTTGGGCATCCCACTCTGACAGGGGTGGTTCACGTTCTGAACTGGATTCAAGGAGTGGTCGTGGCAGTCATGGAAGGGATGATTATGGTAGCCGTGGCAG GTATGACTCTGGTGAAACTGATGGGCGATCTCGTAGGTCTGCTAGAGGTCGCAGTAGAAGCCGTAGCAGAAGTCACAGTAGAAGCCGTAGCCCAAGTCCCAAGAGGTCTCGCCGACATGAAGCTAGACGTAGCAGGACTAAGAGCCGGagtaggagcaggagcaggagctatAGAAACCATCGTGCTAGCCGCAGCAAGAGTCGCAGCCCTGTTGCTAGCCGAAGGTATGAAAAGACTGCTGCTATTTCAGGATCTGCTCGGCCTAACTCGGGGCATGCAGAGCACAAAAGCCCTCCAAGATCTCACTCTGTGGATGACCATGTGAACCACTCTGACCACAAGGATGACCACATGGAAGATGGGAAGATGGAAAGGGTTGATCTTGATCGCTCGCCCAGCCCACAAGATGACAAGTCTGCTCCATATAGTCCTGTGTACAATGGCAAAGCCAGTGGCTCGATGAGCCCCAACGTTCAGCCAGAGGCAGATGCCAAATATGTCAAACCTTCTGGGAAACCTGAGCCTGCATCTCCAGTGCGCCACAGCAAAGGCAGAGATGATGATGAGGAAGGTATCAtagacgaggatggagagattGCTGAGGATGATCCACGTGCAAATGCAGCTGTGCAGAATGGTAATAACTGA